Part of the Nitrospinaceae bacterium genome is shown below.
ATACTGACTAATTCCCCCTTGCTCACCTTTGCGGAATAGCGTGCAATTGTCTCTGCCATACGTTCTATGCGGATATCTTCCATATCAATTACTCCATCAATCCTGAATTGAATCCAATGAAATCGGCCAGATCATGCCACAATCACTAAAAAATTCCCATCGATTCGTGTTGCTCAATGAGATATAATAAAAGTATCAAAATGAATAGCCTCATAGCCGAACGGTCCTTGCCGTAAAGCAAGGCAAGAATCCATCAGTTGGAGGAATGCCACATGAAAAGACTACACAGAGTCCGTAATTTCAAGCCATATCTGATGCGTTATGTTCACAAAAACGATCCGAACTACGAGCCCGTGTTACGAGAATTGCTCGACCATGAACACGAAGTCTACGATGAAACAACTCTGTCGAGAAAAGAAATGGCCCGTGGTGAACGCGGAGACAACACATGGGAAGTTGTGTTCAGCGAGTTGACTGACATTCTAACCCCTGTGCAAATTCAACAATTGTTCGAACATTTGGAAAAAGATTTTAGCGCCACATGTACTCGCTTCCGCGAAATGGCCGAGGCCCAGAAGCTCCTTGAGCACGACGAAGGCGGGGGATAGATACACTACCGGCTTTATCCATTCATCATTTATCTGGAGATTTAAGATGGCGAAATTTGGCTACGACCACATACACTTTAGGAGTGAGGATCCGCATGCCGCCCGCAAATTCTGGGAAGAAATGCTCGGCGCTACAGTAGTTCAAGAGCGCGAACTTGGCGGAGCACCCTCGTTCAATATGGACCTGAATGGGATGATTTTTATCGTCTCGGGACGAGCCAAGGACGAAGACCCTATTCGAACGGGCTCCGAGCCACGCTACGGGCTCGACCATTTTGGGTTGAAGGTGGACAACATGGAAGAAGCGGCTGAGGAGCTTCGCGCTAAAAACGCAGAGTTCATTTGCGAGCCTTGGGAGATACGACCTGGCGTGAAAATCGCCTTCATCAAGGGCCCTGATAATATCAGCATCGAACTAGCCCAGCGAGATTAACAAGCTTTTCACCTCCCCTTTGTACAACGCAATGGGGAGGGATCAATCCGAATTCAGATCTCCCAGATACCGATTTACTCTGTAAACTGCAATACCCAGATATTCGTGCAATACCTTTGAAAAGAGATTCCACCCACCTCTCGCCTCATGAGCTATATGTTTCTTTGAAACCGCCGGAACGGGTTCGGCCTGGATACCATGGAAGCGAAAACTTTCAAGCGCGCGGAACATATGGATGCCATCCGTAACAAGAAAAACACGCTCGCTTCCTCGTTTCTTTAAAATAGAGGCAGAAAATTTTGCATTCTGAGCCGTGTTCCTCGACTCCTCCTCCAAGAGGATGGTCTGTCGAGGAACACCCAGTGTAATGGCGAAACGAGCCATGGCGGCCGCTTCACTTATCCCCCCGAGGGAAGTCACCCCCGTGGAAAATAAAATCAATTTAGCTCTTCCCTCATGATAAAGCTGGGCCGCCCGGAGAACGCGTCGCTTTGAGGCCTCAGAGGGCGTTCCATCTTTCAGAACACCTCCCCCCAGAACCACGGCTACACCTTCACCCGATTCTGAAACATCAAACGACAGAAGGGGTAAAGCCAAGTAATAAGAAATTGGGAAATAGTTTAGAATAAGAAAAAAAACGCCCGATGCGGCCACGAACGAGCGGCATGCCGAGAAAAGAAATCCCCTCCTTCGAGCGACAACTCCGAGGAAAAAATAAAAAATAGAGGGCAGGACAAAAAACAGCTGCAACCAATTAACGAGAACAGACGACAACCGAAGATGCGGAAGTACCATGAAAATCAATGCAGACAGCACAAACGGAAATAAAAAAAACATCCGTCCACTTTCCGAATCATCACTTTTCACATTCTTTCCTTCCGTAAAAAATCAAGGATATCAACTTTGCGCAAAGGATTTTTTGCATCCTCTAAAATACGAACCTTTGTTCTCAGACGACTCCTCCGAATAATAACAGCCATATCGAAAAGAAAAATAAACATGAAAAACACCCCGCCAGGGAAAACAGTATCAAAAAAAATTCAGGTAAAGTCGATAAGGCGGATAGATTGAGAATAGATCGAAACAAAGAAACTCTAGAGATAGACGAGTTTAGCGAGTACGGGTACGTCGCCCGATTCGGATGGGAGACCCCTTTTTCCGCAGAGGCGAATTAAGCGATACTGAGCCTTCTGGTGCGGATTTGATGCCATTTGTCCTAACACTGGCCGCAGTTTGCGTCGTAGTGGCTGGTCGGCTCGGCTTGATGACTTTCTTCGCGTCTTTGGCTCCCCCATTCATTCGTTGTGATGACCGATTTCTAAGCTCGCTCACACTGAATGAAGACTTCGCCTCCGATATTTCACTAGCTGACCAACCTTTTCTATTGTTTGAACGTGTTCTTTTCGAGGTCGCTTTAAACATGGGGGCCACTGACGGCTCAGAGTTATCCCAGCCTTTATGTTGCATTTGAGCCGTCCGTTTTCGTAAGTTACTCACGCCTCCATGATCAAGCCCTTGCGATCTGGAACCTTTCACTTCGGCAAGATCCCATCCCTTATTTTCTTCTGCACGCCTTCTTCTTGAACTTACGTGCGCAGTGGGTGTTTTTGTCTTGGCGGCTTTACTCTTTTTGGGCTTAGGTGTCGATATTTTCGAAAACCAACGGAGTAATCCCCCATTGCTCCCACCTCCCGAGAGCAAC
Proteins encoded:
- a CDS encoding VOC family protein, translating into MAKFGYDHIHFRSEDPHAARKFWEEMLGATVVQERELGGAPSFNMDLNGMIFIVSGRAKDEDPIRTGSEPRYGLDHFGLKVDNMEEAAEELRAKNAEFICEPWEIRPGVKIAFIKGPDNISIELAQRD
- a CDS encoding YdcF family protein, whose product is MKSDDSESGRMFFLFPFVLSALIFMVLPHLRLSSVLVNWLQLFFVLPSIFYFFLGVVARRRGFLFSACRSFVAASGVFFLILNYFPISYYLALPLLSFDVSESGEGVAVVLGGGVLKDGTPSEASKRRVLRAAQLYHEGRAKLILFSTGVTSLGGISEAAAMARFAITLGVPRQTILLEEESRNTAQNAKFSASILKKRGSERVFLVTDGIHMFRALESFRFHGIQAEPVPAVSKKHIAHEARGGWNLFSKVLHEYLGIAVYRVNRYLGDLNSD